Within Vicinamibacteria bacterium, the genomic segment CGGACATGCCCGGACGGAGCGGTCCCGAAACGGACAACTCATTCACTTGTAATGGATTAAGGGTCGGTAACCGCGTCGGACGCCCGCCGTTCGAGTGATTTGGAGTGGGGGTCCATCCACTGGTCGTAAAGGTGGAATCCCTACACGAGACTCAGCAAGAACGTCGGCCGATTGATCTGGAGGTGTTGGGATTGGATGCCATTGGGCAGCTGAGAGACTTCTTCGATAAGGAGGGCGTGTGGACCTCGGCAGACCATGCGCGACGAAAGAGCTCAGCTGACCCTGCCGAGCGGTGATAGCAGAGGTGAGCACGCAGTGCGAATAAGCGCCGCAAATGCCGAGCCCTGGCGACCGACCCGGCTGGAAGCTTCGGCGGGTCCGCCGGAGCCTTGCGGCAAGGCGGATTGACACGGGTCCCGCGACGGCGTCGAGCAATCGAGAGAACGGCCGAGCCGGCGGCGGAGAGCTCGACGGCCGGCCCAAACGGCCGGCTCGGCATCGTTCCCGATTCAGGATGGAAACGTTACGGAACTGCGAGCGCGTTGGCCATGGCGGTGAAGATCGCGATGACCGCCTGAGAGATATTTGGCAGCGCGAGGGCCACCGCGAGAGCCACGAGAACGAGCATGAGCGCGTACTCCACGGCCGTCGGTCCGTCCTCTTCTCTCACGAAGCGGACAATCTGCTGAACGAGAGCATTCATCTGAATCATTCCTTACCCCCTTTATAGAGTGCCCACGACTGTCGTCGAGGCAGCTCGACCCAACCCCGTGCAACCTGGATGCCAGATGTCTACATGTAGAGTTAATCTATTGAAATTAATAAACTTACGACGAAAGGCGGTGATGATTCTTTTAACCCGTTGAAAAAAATAGATATGTAGTCTATTTCTTATCAAGGGGTTACAGGACGTGGACGAGGTGCTCTGGACACCATCGGACGGGGCCCGACGGGTCGCCAGTACTTCTATTCGTTCAGCACCTTATCGGATCTGGCGCCGTCGGACGTTCGTCGGATCGGCTCCGTCGGCTCCGTGGACCCTCCGGAAATCAATAGGGACTTTCTGATGGTTCGCCTGTCGAATTCTCGGCCCAGCGCTCCCGCCTGCCGAAGTAGCCGCGCCAGGCGAGGTCCATGATGTCGTCCGTCAAGCGGACGGACTCGCTTCGATAACGGCAGATATCTTTCGCCCGTTCGATGAGATCCCGGGCCTCGCAGCTTCGATGCGGCCGGTCGTCCGCCTGGTAATGCTGGAGCAGGGTATCCAACAGGCCTTCGGGCACGGTAATGCCCTCGCGCTGGGCGTAGCGCTCGAAGATCTCACGGTACTGAGTCGGCGTGGGATTGTTCATGAAGATGCGATAGCCCATGCGTCTCAGGAACGCGGGATCCATCACCTTGTCCGGATCCAGGTTGGTGGAGATGATCAGCATGGGACGAAAAGGCACGGGGAACTTCTGGCCCGTCTTGAGAGTCAGGTAGTCGACGCGGCTTTCCAATGGATGAATCCATCGATTGAGAAGCTCCGAATGGTCGACTCTCTGGTGCCCGAAGTCGTCGATGAGAAACGTTCCACCGTTCGCCTTTAGGTGCAGAGGGCCCTCGTAGTAGCCGAGCCCTTCGTGGTAGGCGAGGTCGAGTGACTCGATCGTCAGCTCTCCACCGGCAATGATGAACGGCCGTCTGATTCTCATCCACCGTCGATCAACCTCGCGAGCCCGCGTCTCCCAGGTGGTCGGCCTGTGGCATTCGGGGTCGAACACGCGAATGATGCTGTTGCCGATACCGATGCAGTGAGGGATCCAGAGATCTCCATCGACGGCGGCGTGGAGCATCTGGCCGAGGGATGTTTTGCCATTCCCCGGAGGCCCGTGCAGGAACAAGCTCCGGGAGGAAAAGCTCGCCAGCCCGGCAATCTGGACGGTCTCCTCGGGCAGTACGAGCTCGGAGATGGCTTCCGACACCCGTTCCGGCGTCACTTTCGGGAGCCGCGCGAGCTGCGCCTCCATCAGATCGGAGTAGGCCTTGAGCGTGACCGGAGCTGGCCCCACGTAACTGGTCGTTTTCATCGACTCGAGAGCCACGGCGCGTCCTCTCTCGGTGATTCCCAATTGCAGGCCGAAGTTGCCGGACTGACCGAGCACGGCGAGCGTGCGCTCGGTGCGAAGCTCGTCGACGAGATTGAGCACGACGCGGCTCGGGAGGCAGATCCGCTCGGCGAGCCACTCGGTGGTGAACTGCTTGGTGGTCTGCGCGATGCGCAACGTGAGCTCGAGGAGAAACTCTCGCGAGATTCCGGTATCCTCGGGGCTCACCGGAGCTTTGGGTAGGGCGAGCTCATTCGCCTCGCTCTGCGGTTCGAGGTCGCTTTTTTGCGCCAGAGTCAGTGAAGTCACGACACCTATCTCCTTGCTGTGGGAGAGCGGCTTTTTGAACTTGCCACTCTCGCTCGGATTACTCTTCTTCGATGAACCGACGAAGCTGACGCGAGACGGCTCCTCCTTCGGACGAGAGGCCCCGGGCCTGAAACTGGCTGAGACTCTCCTCGATCTTGCTCAGGACCTCGCGCTCACGCGCTTCGTTTCTTCGCTTCTCGATGTCCTCCAAAGTGGATTTCGGAATCTCGAGCACCGAGGCGAGCTCGCG encodes:
- a CDS encoding Flp family type IVb pilin, translating into MIQMNALVQQIVRFVREEDGPTAVEYALMLVLVALAVALALPNISQAVIAIFTAMANALAVP
- a CDS encoding ATP-binding protein; this translates as MTSLTLAQKSDLEPQSEANELALPKAPVSPEDTGISREFLLELTLRIAQTTKQFTTEWLAERICLPSRVVLNLVDELRTERTLAVLGQSGNFGLQLGITERGRAVALESMKTTSYVGPAPVTLKAYSDLMEAQLARLPKVTPERVSEAISELVLPEETVQIAGLASFSSRSLFLHGPPGNGKTSLGQMLHAAVDGDLWIPHCIGIGNSIIRVFDPECHRPTTWETRAREVDRRWMRIRRPFIIAGGELTIESLDLAYHEGLGYYEGPLHLKANGGTFLIDDFGHQRVDHSELLNRWIHPLESRVDYLTLKTGQKFPVPFRPMLIISTNLDPDKVMDPAFLRRMGYRIFMNNPTPTQYREIFERYAQREGITVPEGLLDTLLQHYQADDRPHRSCEARDLIERAKDICRYRSESVRLTDDIMDLAWRGYFGRRERWAENSTGEPSESPY